Below is a genomic region from Flavobacterium ginsengisoli.
GAATATTTTTCTTAATCAATTCTAATTGCAATCTAGAAGAAAGCGACAATGATGCATTATGTGCTTCTTCCATCGCTTTTGCTCGTATCGTATGCAAATAAAGCATACAGAGCACTAAAATGGTAAAAGCAATAAACAACCCAAAATCATAAAACATAAAATAATTGACAACAACGCCCGCCAATAAACCAGTCGCAACAATAAGTCCTCCTTTCGTTTTTCTAATTGCGGCATCAATTGCTATTATAATTGAAAAAAATCGAGCTGTAATGGTAAAATAAGTCGCAGAAATATCATAATGCCCATAATAACCAATATAAACTGCTAAAAGAGAAATAAATAAAAGAATCAAAAATAGTTTCTTTCTTTTAAATTCAAATTGAAGCATAAAATACCACGGCACCAGCATTGAAATAGCAAAGGTAAGCCAGCCTATAATCTTTAAACGAGTATAAAATTGATCGTAAGGAATCTCTAAATAATACTTTACATATTCTATGATTAACAGACAGAAGAAAAGCAGACAAATAATTCCGAAAAGCAAAACTGCTAATTCTTTTCGTGTGCTGTTTATATACAAAAAGAAATAATAAATACCTGCAATAAGAAAAGCGCCCGCCATAAGATTCATAAAAGATACTACAACAAGCGGTGAACGATGAAGCTGGAGATAGTTTTTAAGTTTCACATCTATACCGCGTTCTGCTTCTCTGTTATAAACTTGTGAACCGATTAAAATAACGGTATGTTTTCCAAGATTAGATAATTTTTTCGGAATTTGATAATACGACGTTTCTGTTCCAGGAACCTCAGCACGACTCGATTTTGCCATCTGACCGTTTCTTCCCACCAAAACGCCATCCCAATACACATCAAAAGCACCAAAAGCATTTATCTGAAGTCCGAGAGATTCAGAAGTATTGTTCCGTTTTTGGATTTCAACATCTGTTTGAAATTTAAAACTTGAACTATCTGGTTTTCCCCAGTCCATTTGCTGATGATCATAATCAACCTCATAGGTTACGTCGGTTGTAACGTACTCTTTGTAATAATTACACGAGGTAAATAGCGACAGAAGTAAAACGTTGAAAAAGTAAGATTTATACATAAGATAAAGATAAAACAAATATCCAATTGCCAAATGCATTTGGAAAGTTCGTAGAGCCGTTTGAATGTTTTCAGAAATACCAATTCATTTTATGAATTAATCTTGTACAACAAAATCAATCCAAATGAAAACCTTAATAATCAATACCTTAATTCTATTTATTCCTTTTTTAGGAATAGGACAACAAACCGTTATTTCTGGTAAAGTTCAAGACAATGCGACAAAAGAAGCATTGCCTTATGTAACAGTAACAGTACAAGATGATGCCTCAAAAACATTAGCTACGACTATAACTGACGATCAAGGCTTATTTAGTCTTGAAACAGCTTTAAGTGATAAAACAACTATTACGTTTAGTTATACAGGTTATCAAGATCATACACAATCTATAGTCGTTTCTGAAAAACAAAAAATTGAATTGGGAACAATTGATTTAATTACTGATGCCGTACAATTAAAAGCAGTAGAAATTAATGGCCAAAAATCGAATATCAGTTTAAAATT
It encodes:
- a CDS encoding histidine kinase; the encoded protein is MYKSYFFNVLLLSLFTSCNYYKEYVTTDVTYEVDYDHQQMDWGKPDSSSFKFQTDVEIQKRNNTSESLGLQINAFGAFDVYWDGVLVGRNGQMAKSSRAEVPGTETSYYQIPKKLSNLGKHTVILIGSQVYNREAERGIDVKLKNYLQLHRSPLVVVSFMNLMAGAFLIAGIYYFFLYINSTRKELAVLLFGIICLLFFCLLIIEYVKYYLEIPYDQFYTRLKIIGWLTFAISMLVPWYFMLQFEFKRKKLFLILLFISLLAVYIGYYGHYDISATYFTITARFFSIIIAIDAAIRKTKGGLIVATGLLAGVVVNYFMFYDFGLFIAFTILVLCMLYLHTIRAKAMEEAHNASLSLSSRLQLELIKKNIQPHFLRNTLTSLIDWIEESPKEGVVFIRALAEEFDIMNDIAEDTLITIRQEIDLCRRHLEVMSFRKEICYEWQEEEIDEKETIPPAIFHTIIENGITHSLPPEQGCIVFCLKFTREKQFKQYTLLTFAKNRKAKKEKRIGTGFKYIEARLTESYGTNWSFDSHSVEKGWETIIKIFD